The Cetobacterium sp. ZOR0034 genome includes the window AATAGAATCTAGTCATACTTCCGATATTTCCAACAGTCAGAGCAATAACTCCAGTTGTAATTCCAACTCCAAAAGCAGGAACTAACATAAGAGCCCAAATGATATTGGGTACATTTCTGATTACGGTCATAAAACCTTTAACTACAGTTCTAATCCATTTTATATGCATTGTTTTTTCTGAACATAAAAATCCAAGTAAAAAAGATATAATAGATGAAAAGACTAAAGATACAACAGCAACACAAAATGTATCTAGCAGCGGAGTCAAATAATCAGTATAACTTTGCCAATTTACAGGGAGCATCTCTTCAGTTATGAAAAATACAGCTTCAGGTAGTTGTTGTAAAAATACTGGAAAAGAAAATTCCATTCTTTGTGCAATTAGAAGATACACAAGAGATATTCCACCAAGTACTAACAAATCAGTTTTAGCACTAAAGAACTTGATAATAGATTTAAGAAGTTCTTTATTTGGTAAATTTGTAAACGGTTTAGTAAAAATATTAAAAGGTTTAATAAGAGTTCTATTAAATGTTTTGTCCATAAATCTCACCTATCTTTTCTTCTGTAAGATTTTCTGGAATATCATCAAAAATAATTTGTCCCTTATTCATTCCTATTATTCTAGTAGCATATTGTTTAGCAAATTCAACTTGGTGAAGGTTAACAATACATGTAAGATTATCTTCAACACAGATATTTTTTAAAGTTTCCATAACAACTTCAGATGATTTAGGATCTAAACTTGCGATAGGTTCATCTGCTAATATTAATTTAGGATTTTGTGCTAGAGCTCTAGATATACCAACTCTTTGCTTTTGTCCTCCACTTAATTCAGATGCTTTCTTATAGCAATGATCCTCAAGACCTAATCTTTTTAATATGTTCAAAGCTTTTTCTTTATCTTCTTCAGAATAAAGTTCAAAGAATCCTTTTAGGTTAGACATATATCCAAGTCTTCCATGAAGAACATTTTGAACAACTGAAAGTCTTTCAATTAAGTTGTAATGTTGAAAGATCATTCCCATCTCTCTTCTTACTTTTCTTAAATTTCCACCAGATATTTTAGATATGTCTTTTCCGTTAAAAATAATTGCTCCACTAGAAAGAGGATTCATCGCGTTTATAGATCTTAATAGAGTTGATTTACCAGCTCCAGACGAACCTATAATAGCTACAAATTCACCTTTTTTTATATCTAAATTTATATCAGATAAAGCTAAAAATTTATTATCATACGTCTTGTTACCATTCTTTATTGAAACTATATTTTCCATTTTTCTCCCTTTCACTAATTAAATTATTTATTGTTTTATAAAATTAATCTGTACTGATTTCTGTTAAATTAAGATTTTTCATAACTTGCCCAATAATATCAAAATCTTTAGTTTCTACTTTTATATGTTGTTCGCCATCTTTTTTACCATAGAAGTTTTGCATAAAATTAGGATCATTGTAATTTAAGAAGAAGTTTTCTAACTTTTGTTTTAACTCTTTTGGTAAGTCTTGTTGTACTAACCATAAGTTATCAGGAATAACAGAACTTTTATAAATAATCTTATGATTATCTGGTGTAAAGAACTTTCTATTTTTTATGTATGAGTTAGATGATATAACTCCGATATCAGCATCTTTATCAAGTAAAGCTCTAACAGTATTAGTCGTTGATCCTGTTTCATAAGGTTTAAACTTAGTATTGAAATCATTTGTATCTTTTATAATTTTACTTGTAATAAGGTCATTTACTGGCCAAAGGTATGTTGAACCAGATGATTGTTTTGTATAAGCAAAAGTGTATGGTCTAGTTGGATTAATTAAATCCTCTTTTGTAAATCCATTTATATTTGTATCGGGTCTTGTGATGAAATATGAGAATTTTCCCCAGTATTCTTTGTTTCCATCTTTAGCAAAAGAGATAAGTGGTTCAATCTTAGTTCTTTGAGATGTTATGAAGTAAGGCATAGCACCAGTGTATGCAATGTCAGTTCTATTTTTTTTAGCTCTTAAAGATTCCCTTAATGCCATATCAGATGATGGTTCGAACCATTCTACTTTCATTCCAACACTAGCTTCTAGATCTTTCAAAAATTGATCTTTAGCTTTAACTTTCATTTCAAGATCCTCATCAATTCCGAAAGCTATAACTAATTTTTGTTCTCCACTGTCTTTTTTTCCACAACCAGATATAAATAAAGATGTTCCTAATAAACCAAGTGTTAATACTTTTTCAAATCTTTTCAATTTAATTCCCTCCAGATTATAGATTATTTTAATTTTGCTTCGTAGAAACTTTTAACGTCATTCCATTTATAATAAGGTTTCATAGAGCTATTGATAGGTAAACTAGCCTCTTTTTCATTGTGAAGCATTTTTACGATAACTTCGTTTTTATCATTTGTATAGAATAGCCACTGAACATTTGTTGACATTCCAGATACATCTCTACCTAACCAAGTTTTGTAAACATCTTCAACTTTATCTTGTTTAACAGCCATTCCATTAATTTCTAAAAGTGTTATGAATGGAATCATTGTTTCAGCATGTGCAAATCTTAAGTTTGCAGTTATATTTTTGTTAGCAAGAGCATTATCACTTGTAACAATGAAGTCTTTTAATAAAGGTAACGCAATTGTAGTAGCAATATCTTCTCCGTTTTTTCCAGGTCCTTTTTCGTAGAAGTCGTATAAGTTATCTACCTCTTCATACCATTTCAGTTGGTCTTGAGAGAATAATTTACCTATTCCTAAATCTACTCCGATATTAGATTGAATAATATAAAGGTCATAAATATTTCTAACAGCATCTGTAGGAGTTTTTAAAACAGATTTTCCTTTAGCGTCTTTTAGATTGAATTCCCCTTTTTCAAGTCTTGCGATAAACTCTTTTGAGAATAGTTTGTTTAAAACTTCATTGTTAAAGTCTTTACTTTTTGCATATTCTTTAACTTCTTTTTTCCATTTTCCATTATCAGCAAACTCCTCATATTCAGGAGAAAGGTCATAGAATCTTAATATTTCATCTTTTTCTCCATTTGTAGAAATTTTAAAGTTAGTTGCAGGAGTATATTTTGCTAATTCTCCCATAAAAGCATCTCTACTTTGTTGAGCTCTTTCTACATGCGTAGAACTAGCTATGATTTCTCTACCAAAGATATCTTGATTATTTTCGTAGAATCTTTTTGCAATTCCTCTTTGCTCTTCTGCTCCAACCTCAGTTAGAAGTCCATAGTTTCCTTTTTCAATCTCCATAATTTTGGCAACATTTTCTTTTAATTTAAGACCTTCAGGAGTGATTCCTCCATCTTTTTCAGCTATTGAAAGCAGTTCAAAAACAGATATATCATATTTAGGTGAAGAAAGATGTCTAGATCCATGTCTTCCTAGGTGATTGATGAAAAGTGGTTTATATCCTTCAGGTATAGGAGTAACTACTGATTTTTCAAAGTGATAAGGTTGTTTAGTTCCTAGGTACTCAAAATCTGAAGCATAAGCCATTGATGCACAAGCTCCAATTAGAAATAAAGTTGTTTTAATATTCATTTAATATCTCCCTGTATATAAATTTTTAATTATATCTATTATATAAGTAAAAGGTTAATACAAAATTAAAATAATGTAAAAAGTATGTTATTTTATATACATTAGGATAAATAAAAAAGAGCTATCATTTCGATAGCTCTTGTTATTTATATTTTGATTAGATATTTAAAGCCAAAGCGATAGAACCTAATAATCCAGCATTGTCTCCAAGACCAGGAGGGACAATATAATTATCTATATCTTCTAAAATCTCTTTAGTTTGAACATAGTTATTTAACAACTCTTTAACATTTTTTCTAATTAAAGGGAACAATTGCATCTGTTTCATAACTCCTCCACCAAGAATTATTTTTTCCGGCGAAGCAATTAAAATATAGCTCATAAGTGCTTGTGCAATATAATAAGCTTCAATTTCCCATGCTTTATGATCAACAGGTAATTCATAAGCTTTAACTCCCCATCTTTCTTCAATAGCTGGACCTGCAGCTAAACCTTCAAGACAGTCATGGTGGAATGGACATTTACCAGCATATGTATCCTCAGAATGTCTTCTAACAAATATATGCCCCATCTCAGGATGTAGCATACCGTGAACTAGTTTTCCAGAAGTAAGAAGACCTCCACCGATTCCAGTTCCAATAGTTAAATACAAGCAATTTTTTAAACCTTTTGCAGCGCCCCAAGTTGCTTCTCCAAGTGCAGCTCCATTTACATCAGTATCGAATGCCATAGGCACATTTAGATTTTTTTGTAACTCTCCAATTAAATTAAAATCGCTCCAATATTTTTTTGGTGTTTTTGTAATGTATCCATAAGTTTCAGACTCTGGATTTGGATCGATTGGACCAAATGATCCAACACCAATAGCTTCAACTCCTTTATCTTTAAAAAAGTCGTAAACTTTTTGTAAAGTAATTTCTGGTGTTTCAGTAGCAAAGCTTACTCTTTCTAATATCTCCCCATTTTCAGTTGCAATTCCGCAAACGAATTTTGTTCCTCCAGCTTCAATAGCTCCTAATTTCATTATACCCTCCATTAAATTCTAAAAAACTTTATCATAGGTATAGTAAACACCATTTTGGTCATAATTTCAATACCTAAACTACTTTTATTTGGATAAATATTTGCAGTAAATACTTCTTCACCATCATTTAAAAATATTTCAACAGATGATTTATCCATAAAAATATGAATTTTTTCTAAATTTTGCAAAGTACAGCTTCTGTTTCCTGTGTATCCTGTTCCAGAATGATTTCTATCTAAGGTAGCTTTTTTATTTTTGAAATCATAGGAGAAAGTAGTTTTTTCGTTTTCATTTTTTCTTAAATCTATTTTGAAATCTGTATCTAGATTTTTTAAATCAATAATTAATTCATAAGTATCTCCACTTATTCCTAAATTAGAAAGATCAAAACTATTTTTAACTTTAATTTCTTCAAGTTGAATTTTTTCTTTTCTTAATTTTTTTAAATTAGGATGCGGAGTTTGGAAAATTTTATTATTTTTTATCTCCAAAGTTCTTGGTAATGTTAAAGAGTGTATCCAATTTTCTTTTTCAATTGTAGGATGATCTAACTCTTCAGGCATTCCCATCCATCCTATTAAAACATTTTTATTATATTCATCAATAAAAGTTTGAGGAGCATAAAATTCAAAACCACGATCTAATTCTATAAAATCATTTTTATTTACTTCATCTAACTTTCTTATAATATAACCTGATTGATATCTGTTGTTGTACAAATCTCCGTCTGCATCTATTCCTTGAGGAGAGAAAAGTAAAGCTGAGCTTTCTTTATCAGTTATAAAATCTGGACATTCACACATAAATCCAAAATCTGCATTTATAACCTCTTTCTCAAAAGTCCAATTTATTAAATCTGCTGATGAAAATACTACAACTGTACCAGTCAAATCAACTCTTTGAGCACCTATAACCATTTTATAAATTTTGTTTTCAATAAAAACTTTTGGATCTCTGAAGTGACGAGTATATCCTTTTGGAATATCTTTATCATGTATAACGGGACCTTTTTTTTCGAAATGTACTCCATCTTTAGAGGTTGCTAAGCATTGATAGCTCTCTCTAACTCCATTATTTTTTACATTTCCAGTATAGAAAAGATGAATCTCTCCATCTTTTTCTATAGCGCTTCCAGAATAGCATCCATCTTTATCAAATGAGTCAGTTGGACTCAAAGCAACAGGGAGAGTTTCCCAGTTTATTAAATCCTTACTTCTTAAATGTGCCCAATGTTTTGCTCCGTGTTCACAAGCGTTTGGATTCCACTGATAAAATAGATGATATTCACCTTTCCAATAGATAAGACCGTTCGGATCATTTAGTAATCCGTACGGTGGTGCGATATGAAATCTACTTCTCCACATATTACACCTCATCTTTAAATCCAAGGATGATAGTTGCAGCTCCAGCTCCTATAAAGCTTATAAGCAAAGCAATTATATAGTTTATCATAGATTCGGGTTGAACAATAGAGATTCCAGGAATTCCAGTAACACCAACAGCGT containing:
- the phnE gene encoding phosphonate ABC transporter, permease protein PhnE, translated to MDKTFNRTLIKPFNIFTKPFTNLPNKELLKSIIKFFSAKTDLLVLGGISLVYLLIAQRMEFSFPVFLQQLPEAVFFITEEMLPVNWQSYTDYLTPLLDTFCVAVVSLVFSSIISFLLGFLCSEKTMHIKWIRTVVKGFMTVIRNVPNIIWALMLVPAFGVGITTGVIALTVGNIGSMTRFYYETIDEVDLELLTSLKATGMSYIQVIRFGAIPQALPGFISWTIYSLENNIRSSSIIGLVGAGGVGMYISNNLSLMKYKTAAMGIILIVVCVIITEIISNILRKRII
- the phnC gene encoding phosphonate ABC transporter ATP-binding protein — protein: MENIVSIKNGNKTYDNKFLALSDINLDIKKGEFVAIIGSSGAGKSTLLRSINAMNPLSSGAIIFNGKDISKISGGNLRKVRREMGMIFQHYNLIERLSVVQNVLHGRLGYMSNLKGFFELYSEEDKEKALNILKRLGLEDHCYKKASELSGGQKQRVGISRALAQNPKLILADEPIASLDPKSSEVVMETLKNICVEDNLTCIVNLHQVEFAKQYATRIIGMNKGQIIFDDIPENLTEEKIGEIYGQNI
- a CDS encoding PhnD/SsuA/transferrin family substrate-binding protein — its product is MKRFEKVLTLGLLGTSLFISGCGKKDSGEQKLVIAFGIDEDLEMKVKAKDQFLKDLEASVGMKVEWFEPSSDMALRESLRAKKNRTDIAYTGAMPYFITSQRTKIEPLISFAKDGNKEYWGKFSYFITRPDTNINGFTKEDLINPTRPYTFAYTKQSSGSTYLWPVNDLITSKIIKDTNDFNTKFKPYETGSTTNTVRALLDKDADIGVISSNSYIKNRKFFTPDNHKIIYKSSVIPDNLWLVQQDLPKELKQKLENFFLNYNDPNFMQNFYGKKDGEQHIKVETKDFDIIGQVMKNLNLTEISTD
- a CDS encoding histidine-type phosphatase translates to MNIKTTLFLIGACASMAYASDFEYLGTKQPYHFEKSVVTPIPEGYKPLFINHLGRHGSRHLSSPKYDISVFELLSIAEKDGGITPEGLKLKENVAKIMEIEKGNYGLLTEVGAEEQRGIAKRFYENNQDIFGREIIASSTHVERAQQSRDAFMGELAKYTPATNFKISTNGEKDEILRFYDLSPEYEEFADNGKWKKEVKEYAKSKDFNNEVLNKLFSKEFIARLEKGEFNLKDAKGKSVLKTPTDAVRNIYDLYIIQSNIGVDLGIGKLFSQDQLKWYEEVDNLYDFYEKGPGKNGEDIATTIALPLLKDFIVTSDNALANKNITANLRFAHAETMIPFITLLEINGMAVKQDKVEDVYKTWLGRDVSGMSTNVQWLFYTNDKNEVIVKMLHNEKEASLPINSSMKPYYKWNDVKSFYEAKLK
- a CDS encoding ROK family protein, encoding MKLGAIEAGGTKFVCGIATENGEILERVSFATETPEITLQKVYDFFKDKGVEAIGVGSFGPIDPNPESETYGYITKTPKKYWSDFNLIGELQKNLNVPMAFDTDVNGAALGEATWGAAKGLKNCLYLTIGTGIGGGLLTSGKLVHGMLHPEMGHIFVRRHSEDTYAGKCPFHHDCLEGLAAGPAIEERWGVKAYELPVDHKAWEIEAYYIAQALMSYILIASPEKIILGGGVMKQMQLFPLIRKNVKELLNNYVQTKEILEDIDNYIVPPGLGDNAGLLGSIALALNI
- a CDS encoding sucrose-6-phosphate hydrolase, whose protein sequence is MRCNMWRSRFHIAPPYGLLNDPNGLIYWKGEYHLFYQWNPNACEHGAKHWAHLRSKDLINWETLPVALSPTDSFDKDGCYSGSAIEKDGEIHLFYTGNVKNNGVRESYQCLATSKDGVHFEKKGPVIHDKDIPKGYTRHFRDPKVFIENKIYKMVIGAQRVDLTGTVVVFSSADLINWTFEKEVINADFGFMCECPDFITDKESSALLFSPQGIDADGDLYNNRYQSGYIIRKLDEVNKNDFIELDRGFEFYAPQTFIDEYNKNVLIGWMGMPEELDHPTIEKENWIHSLTLPRTLEIKNNKIFQTPHPNLKKLRKEKIQLEEIKVKNSFDLSNLGISGDTYELIIDLKNLDTDFKIDLRKNENEKTTFSYDFKNKKATLDRNHSGTGYTGNRSCTLQNLEKIHIFMDKSSVEIFLNDGEEVFTANIYPNKSSLGIEIMTKMVFTIPMIKFFRI